A genome region from Camelina sativa cultivar DH55 chromosome 10, Cs, whole genome shotgun sequence includes the following:
- the LOC104719601 gene encoding uncharacterized protein LOC104719601, whose product MLVSFSLSSSIYFIFFFSSSSVRRGPIVETDTSKTRFFSQQVKMVIELENSGIDEEEEEEISGSPKLVFKFAFQTETFERLSREGYRSLTDDSGVERESEESVFCSSSSSSSSPVIFTAAARIYEPASAKNLTFVLENPKAATFRVEDCLKERSQTEDHSVFHGEERIETEDYSDFHGEKKKSSVFDGEGSVKTEDYIIFHGEKKKPSVFHGEENRKTEDCSVSSVEDKKIRFLTEDDFLESDSDFVDSSQTFTSNEEDGFLSDSDFPEEEQNRKKDNSGSGSEEEDEDTDGFESLWEHQDLIEQLKMEMKKVKAIGGLPTIREDEEDDDDECPKIMEGLKPWRIEEEKKFTHVDTIGEVHKFHRSYRERMRKLDILSFQKSYTLGLLQSKIPQQATSAVGSSPSQSSFSSVFSVNIRLWKPKKSETEPMVQFIKDIQGELENVYVGHMCLSWEILHWQYEKAIELLESDVYGSRRYNEVAGEFQQFQVLLHRFLENEPFEEPRVQHYIKRRCGLRNLLQVPVIREDGNKDKKNGRRRDYEENEDGAIKSDQLVEIMEETIRLFWRYVRCDKLSSSIHDQKSQTKSQIEPDHEEDSEDLEMFAEVKSQLQNKEKRLKDVLKSERCIIRRFQKHKEEDSAEDHVLYFFSQVDMKLVTRVLNMSKLTRDHLVWCRNKLTKINFVNRRLHLDPSFCLFPC is encoded by the exons ATGCTCGTTTCgttctctctttcctcctcaatctacttcatcttcttcttctcctccag TAGTGTTCGAAGAGGTCCAATTGTTGAAACCGACACATCAAAGACTCGATTTTTTTCCCAACAAGTGAAGATGGTGATCGAATTAGAAAATTCTGGaatcgatgaagaagaagaagaagagattagtGGATCGCCGAAACTGGTTTTTAAATTCGCGTTTCAGACGGAAACGTTCGAGAGGTTGAGTAGAGAAGGTTACAGATCGTTAACTGATGATTCCGGTGTGGAGAGGGAGAGCGAGGAAagtgttttttgttcttcttcttcttcttcctcttctccggTGATTTTTACGGCGGCGGCCAGAATATACGAGCCAGCGTCGGCGAAAAATCTCacttttgttttggaaaaccCAAAGGCGGCGACTTTTAGGGTTGAAGACTGTTTGAAAGAGAGATCACAAACAGAGGATCACTCTGTTTTTCACGGCGAGGAGAGAATAGAAACAGAGGATTACTCTGATTTTCACGGCGAGAAGAAAAAATCCTCCGTTTTTGACGGCGAGGGGAGTGTAAAAACAGAAGATTACATTATTTTTCACGGCGAGAAGAAAAAACCCTCTGTTTTTCACGGCGAGGAGAATAGGAAAACAGAGGATTGCTCTGTTTCATCCGTCGAGGATAAAAAGATCAGATTTTTAACAGAGGATGACTTTTTGGAATCGGattctgattttgttgattCGAGTCAGACATTCACAAGCAACGAAGAAGATGGGTTTTTATCAGATTCAGACTTTCCGGAGGAAGAGCAAAACCGTAAAAAAGACAATTCTGGTTCTggttcagaggaagaagatgaagatacaGATGGGTTTGAGAGTTTATGGGAGCAtcaagatttgattgagcaacttaagatggagatgaagaaagTCAAAGCAATAGGTGGGCTTCCGACAATtcgtgaagatgaagaagatgatgatgatgaatgtccTAAGATCATGGAAGGTTTAAAGCCATGGAGgatcgaagaagagaagaagtttaCACACGTTGATACCATTGGTGAAGTTCATAAGTTCCATAGAAGTTACAGAGAACGAATGCGAAAACTCGATATCTTGAGTTTTCAAAAGTCTTATACTCTCG GGCTTCTTCAATCAAAGATCCCTCAACAAGCAACCTCGGCCGTTGGATCCTCTCCTTCCCAGTCGTCTTTTTCATCGGTTTTCTCGGTTAACATTCGGTTATGGAAACCAAAGAAATCTGAAACTGAACCAATGGTTCAATTCATAAAAGATATTCAGGGGGAATTAGAGAACGTATACGTTGGTCACATGTGTTTGTCATGGGAAATACTTCACTGGCAATATGAAAAGGCCATTGAATTACTAGAATCTGATGTGTACGGATCTCGTCGGTACAACGAAGTCGCTGGAGAGTTTCAACAGTTTCAGGTTTTACTCCATAGATTTCTTGAAAACGAGCCCTTTGAAGAGCCTAGAGTGCAACATTACATCAAGAGACGTTGTGGTCTTCGTAATCTCCTTCAGGTCCCGGTTATTCGAG AAGATGGAAACAAGGACAAAaagaatggaagaagaagagattacgAGGAAAATGAAGACGGTGCGATTAAAAGCGATCAATTAGTGGAAATCATGGAGGAAACAATTCGATTGTTCTGGCGATATGTACGGTGTGATAAGCTTTCTAGCTCGATTCATGATCAGAAATCGCAGACCAAATCACAGATAGAACCGGATCATGAAGAAGACTCGGAAGATCTAGAGATGTTTGCCGAGGTTAAATCACAACTTCAAaat AAGGAGAAAAGGTTGAAAGATGTGTTGAAGAGTGAGAGATGTATTATAAGAAGATTCCAAAAGCACAAGGAAGAAGATTCAGCAGAAGATCATGTGCTTTACTTCTTCTCACAAGTGGACATGAAACTTGTGACAAGGGTCTTGAATATGTCCAAATTGACTAGGGATCATTTGGTTTGGTGTCGTAATAAGTTGACCAAGATTAACTTTGTGAATAGAAGGTTACATTTAGATCCCTCCTTTTGCCTCTTCCCTTGTTGA